The Megasphaera elsdenii DSM 20460 genome includes the window TGGCTGAACGGACGACGGCCGTGGGCAATACGTCCCTGAAAGGGGCCATCGGCCTTTTGACAGGCACCGTGACTTTAGACACGTTACAGGCCATCGCCGACGGGGCGGAAGAAATCGTCCTCGGCAACGATGAAGCCTTTCAGCGTTTATATATCGACTATCTGAATTTTTAGGGGGAACTTAGATTGACTAACGAAGAATTCCAGCACTTGCTCAGCCGCGGCGTCGTCATGCTCGACGGTGCGACCGGGACGAATCTGCAACAGGCGGGCATGCCTATCGGCGTCTGCCCGGAAAAATGGATCTTGGAGAACCGCCAGGTCATGATCGACTTGCAGCGCCACTTCGTCGAAGCGGGCAGCCAAATCTTGTATGCACCGACCTTTACGGGGAACCGCATCAAACTGGCCGAATACGGTCTGGACGACCAGCTGGCCGCCATCAACCAGGGCTTGGTCGCCATTTCCAAGGAAGCCGCCCAGGGGAAGGCCCTGGTCGCCGGCGATATGACCATGACGGGCCAGCAGCTCTATCCCATGGGCGACTTGACCTTTGAGGAACTGGTCGATGTTTATCGCCAACAGGCAAAGGTCTTGTATGATGCCGGCGTCGACCTGTTCATTGTCGAAACCATGATGAGCCTCCAGGAAACGCGAGCCTGCGTCCTGGCCATCAAAGAAGTCTGCGACCTGCCCATCATGGCGACGCTGACTTTTGAAAAAGACGGCCGTACCCTCTATGGGACGCCGCCGGAAGCGGCTGTCGTCGTCCTGCAGCATCTCGGCGTCGCCGCTGTCGGCCTGAACTGCTCGACCGGGCCGGCCGATATGGTGGAAACGGTCCAGAAGATGTATGAATATGCAACGGTTCCCCTCATTGCCAAGCCCAATGCGGGCCTGCCGGAATGGGATGGCGACAAGACGGTCTACAAGACGACGCCGGAAGAATTTGCTCAGGACGGTAAACTGCTCATCGAAGCCGGTGCCCATATCGTCGGCGGCTGCTGCGGGACGACGCCGGACCATATCCGGGCCCTCCACGATGCGGTCTGCCAGATGACGCCGAAAGCGCCTCATGCCAGCCATCACCGCGTCCTGGCTTCGGAACGGCAGGTCGTGGAAATCCAGCTCGACGGCTCTTTCCAGGTCATTGGTGAACGCATCAACCCGACGGGCAAGAAGAAGCTCCAGGCTGAACTGCGGGCGGGAAAGCTAGACCTGGTACGCGCCATGGCCCGCGAACAGGAACGCAACGGCGCGGCCATCCTCGATGTCAACATGGGGACCAACGGCATTGATGAAAAGGAAATGATGCTCAAAGCCATTTACGAAGTGACGGGCGTATCGGGCCTGCCCCTCAGCATCGATACGAGTTCGCCGGAAATCATGGAAGCGGCCCTGCGCATCTATCCCGGCCGGGCCTTGGTCAATTCCATTTCCTGTGAAACGGAAAAGCGCAAACAGCTCCTGCCGGTCGTCAAGAAGTACGGCGCCATGTTCATTGCCCTGCCCGTATCCGACGCCGGTATCCCTAAGACGCTGGAAGAAAAGCACGCCGTCCTCGACGAACTCCTGACCGATGCCTATGACCATGGCTTTACGCCGGAAGACGTCGTCGTCGATGCCCTGGTGGCTACGGTCGGGGCGGCACCGACGTCGGCCCTGGACTGCATGGCGACTTTCTCGCACTGCAAACGCGACCTGGGCCTGGCGACGGTCTGCGGGTTGTCCAATATCTCCTTCGGCCTGCCCGACCGGATGTATGTCAATGCCACCTTCTTGGGCATGGCCATCGCCAGCGGCCTGACCATGGCTATTGCCAATCCGTCCCAGGACCTGCTCATGAATACGGCAGCGGCTGCCAACATGCTCATGAATAAGGAAGGCAGCGACCTGGCCTATATCCACCGCATGCAGTATTTCGACAAGAAAGAAGCCGAAAAGAAACGCCAGGAAGAGGCAGAACTCCTGGCCCGTCAGGGGATGCCGGCCGACGTGGCGGCGGCGGGGGAGTCCCAGCAGACTGAACAAGGGCCGGTCAATCCCGTCTATCAGGCCGTCCTGGAAGGGGAAAAGGATGCCGTCGTATCCCTGGCCCAGGCCGAACTGGCCAAGGGCATGGCACCGGATGCGGTCATCAACGACCTGCTCATCCCGGCCATTACGAAAGTCGGCGATTTGTACGATAAACAGGTCTACTTCCTGCCCCAGCTCATTGCCAGCGCCAACACCATGGAAACGGCCATTGCCTATTTGGAACCGCTCATCAAGAAGGAACCGGGCCAGCAGGACATGGCGACCATCGTCATCGCGACCGTCGAAGGCGACGTCCACGATATCGGCAAGAACCTGGTCGGTCTCATGCTGCGCAACTACGGCTATAAAGTCGTCGATCTGGGCAAGGACGTGCCGGCCGGTACGATCATCGAGACGGCGCTGCGTGAAAAAGCGTCTGTCGTCGGGCTGTCGGCTTTGATGACGACGACCATGATGCACATGAAGGACGTCATCGCCGAAGCGGCGGATAAGCATTACGACGGCAAGATCATCATCGGCGGCGCGGCCGTCACGCCGAGTTTCTCTGATGAAATCGGGGCCGATGGCTATTCCAAGGATGCGGCAGATTGTGTCAAACTCGTCGGCCGCCTGTTAGCATAAAAGGGGGAATCGTTATGCCAGCATATCGTTGGGCGACGTTAGGCTGCGGCGTCATCGGCCATGAACTGGCCCAGGCGATGCAGGCCCTGGGCGGGAATTTATACAGTGTCGGCAACCGGACCCATGAGAAGGCCCTGGCTTTTGCTGAAAAATACGGCATCTCCAAGGTCTACGACAGGCCAGAGGATATCTTTGCCGATCCCGACGTCGATATCGTCTATATTTCGACGCCGCATAATACGCATATCCGCTATCTCCTGCCGGCCCTGTCTGCCGGGAAGCACGTGCTCTGCGAAAAATCCATCACCTTGAACAGCCGGGAACTGGATCAGGCCCGGCGCTGTGCTCGGGAACACGGTGTCGTCCTGGCCGAAGCCATGACTTTGTATCACATGCCGGTTTATAAGCAGCTCGCCGAGCTTATCCGCTCCGGGGCCCTGGGGCCGCTGCGGTTCATCCAGATGAATTTCGGCAGTTATAAAGACTATGACATGACGAACCGCTTCTTCAACCGCTCTCTGGCTGGCGGGGCCCTCCTCGATATAGGCGTCTATGCCTTGTCTTTCGTCCGCTATTTCATGAGTTGTCAGCCCGACCAGATTGCGTCACAGGTCCGGCTGGCGCCGACCGGCGTCGATGAACAGGCGGGCATCCTCTTGCAGAACCGGGAAGGGGAAATGGCGACGATTTCCTTATCGCTCCACGCTAAGCAGCCGAAACGGGGCATGGCCGCTTTTGACAAGGGGTATATCGAAATCTACGACTATCCCCGGGCCGATACGGCGACGATCACCTATACGGCCGATGGCCGCCAGCAGGTCCTGCAGGCCGGCAACCAGGCCAAGGCCCTGCAATACGAAATCGTGGATATGGAAAATGCCGTGGCTCATGGTGGCCAGGGCATGTATCTGGATTATACGAAAGAGGTCATGGACCTCATGACGGCCATCCGCCAGCAGTGGGGCCTGACGTATCCGGAAGAAGAGGGGGGAGTACGATGAGTTACTCGGCAATCGATACACTTTGGATTCTCATGGCCGCAGTCCTGGTCTTCTTCATGCAGCCTGGCTTTGCCATGCTCGAAGCGGGTCTGACGCGGGCCAAGAATGCCGGCAACATCGTCATGAAGAATTTCATGGATTTTGCCCTGGCTACGCTGGTTTTCTGGCTGGCCGGTTTTGGCCTCATGTTCGGCCACGATTTGTCCGGCCTCATCGGGGTACCGGATTTCTTTGCCCAGCAAGTGGATTTCACGGCCGGGACACCTTATCCGGACCTGGCCTTTCTGCTCTTCCAGACCGTCCTCTGTGCCGTGACGACAGCCATCGTATCCGGTGCCATGGCGGAACGGACGAAGTTTTCGTCGTATTGTCTGGTCACGATTATCATCAGCCTGATCATTTATCCCGTTGCCGGCCACTGGGTCTGGGGCGGCGGCTGGCTGGGCGCCTTGGGTTTCCATGATTTTGCCGGTGCTTCTGTCGTCAGCCTGACTGGCGGCATCTGTGCCCTGACCGGTGCCAAGGCCCTGGGTCCGCGCATCGGCAAGTATAACCAGGATGGGTCGGTCAATGCCATTCCCGGCCACAGCCTGCCCCTGGCCTGTCTGGGCATGTTCATCTTATGGTTCGGCTGGTTCGGTTTCAATGGCGGCCAGACCCTGTCCTTATCGGGGGAACAGACCCTGCTCAAGGCGGCAGCTATCTTCTTTATCACCAATATCGCAGCCGCTGCCGGGACGACGGCAGCCATGGTGACGACGTGGATCCGCTATGGCAAGCCTGACGTATCCATGACCCTTGACGGCTGTCTGGCTGCACTGGTCGCCATTACGGCCGGCTGTGATGTCGTCAGTGTGCCTGGCGCTTTCTTCATCGGCGCTATCGCCGGTGTCGTCGTCGTCTTCCTCATCGAATTCATTGACCAGAAGCTCCGCATCGACGATCCCATCGGGGCCATTGCGGCCCATGGCGGCTGCGGGGCCTTGGGAACGATTCTGACGGGCTTGTTCAGTGTCAAAGACGGCCTGCTCTATACGGGTGACACCCATTTGCTGCTGGTCCAGATTGCCGGCGTCGCAGCTATCGGCCTGTTCGTCTTCGTCGCCATGACGTTGGTCTTTCGCATCCTCCAGGCGACCATCGGCCTGCGCGTATCGGCAGCCGAAGAAATCAACGGCCTGGACTTCAAGGAAAACGGGCTGGTACCGGCTTACGGCCTGGACCGCGGCGACAGTCTGGAATACTTGTCCGAAGCCTTGAAGGCCGGGGAAGCGCCGCAAGGGGCGAAAGAAATCCCCCTGGACCAGGTCATCCCCGATTCGGTCATGGCCAGTCCCCAGCCGGTCGGCGGCCATGCCATGTATAACGTGACCATCATTACCGATGAGAAGCGGTTCGAAACCTTGAAGGATGCCATGGAAGCCATCGGCATCACGGGCATGACCATTACCCGGGCGCTGGGCTTCGGCATCGAAAAAGGGCGGACCGAATTCTACCGCGGTGCCAAGGTGTCGGCCAAGCTTCTGCCGAAAGTCCGCGTAGAAATGGTCGTTTCCAAAGTATCGCCGCGGACCATCATCGAGACGGCCAAGAAAGTGCTCTATACGGGCAACTACGGTGATGGCAAGGTCTTCGTGTCGGCCATCGATAATGCCGTCAAGATCCGCACCGGCGAAGAAGGATACGACGCCCTGCAGGACTACCCGGTAGCCGCGAAGAAGTAAGCTTTTACGGATATTTCCCTTGATTTTTGCAAAAAATATACAGGCTCTGGCTATACTGAACGTATACAGCCCGAGCCTGTTTTTGTATGGATGAAGGAGGAAATGCCATGTTTGCGTCGTTGTTTGCCAAAAACCAAGCCCAGCCTCAGCGGAATTATTCCCGCCTGGTCATCATCAGTGATTTCCATTATCCCTGTAAGAACCTGGTCCCGCCGAAGGAACGCCTGATGCGGATGGCCGCCAAAGAAAGGGTGCTCCAGGAAATGAATGACTGGCGGGACCTGGACCTGGCTGTCTTTACAGGGGACATGGTCCAGCGCAACGGCGATGCTGCCGAATACCGCCTGGTGCGCCTCGTCGTCAATGGATTGAAGAAACGCAAGGCTTTCATTGCTGGAAATCACGAACTGCTCTATACGGGCCATCATGGCGAACTGCGCCCTGGGAGCTGCACGGAACGGATCATTCACTTTGCCCGTTATACGAAGACCTTCGGACCGCTCTATTATGCCAAAGAACAGGCAGGCTACCTCTTGGTCTTTTTATCGCCTGATACGGTAACTGGCGGCGCAGCCGTCGAATTATCCCATCAGCAGCTGGCCTGGCTGGACCAGACCCTGGCCGCCCATCGCCAGCAGCCGACGATCATCTTCTGCCATGCCCCGCTGGAACAGACGGCCGTATCGAGCCGTCCTGGCATCAGCCTGCCGTCGCCGCGCAATTCTGTCCAGCCGGCAGCTGATATCCGTACTATCCTGGCCCGCCATCACCAGGTCCGCCTGTGGGTATCCGGCCATACCCATACGATGCCAAGCGATGCCACCTTCATGGATGACGCCAATTACTATGAAGGCCGCGTCCTCAACGTCTATAACAGCGATTGGGATGAAGACACGATTTACACTAACTCCCTCTACCTTTACGAAGACCACATACTCGTCCGGACCTATGACCATAGCCAGGGGACCTGGATCCCGGCCTTCGACCGCACCGTGGTCCTGCCGGAATGGTGCTGCCTCACGGCTTAAAGGCGCCTTTGGCGCCGTGGGTCGTTTGCCGTGATTCGTGGTTCGTAGGAGCGTCCACGTGGGACGCCCGCGCGAATCCTGTGTACAGCCTGTCCGGTATTTCTACGAATTTTCGCCAAACGACTCACGACCCACGATACACAAAAAAGCTGCCGCGTAAGCGGCAGCTTTTTTTAACTCATTCTTCAGGTTCATCGATGGCGAGTTGATCCGGTGTGGTGCAGAAGGTAAATTCCGGGTTCCGTTCTACGATCCAGTTGGTCTGCCATTCGTTGGCGATGAGGAGGACGACGCGCTGTTTGTGGTCTTTGACGATCATGGCGCTGTCGATGTTCTTCAATTCCTTGTAGTCGTGGCCGTTGTCCTGGATCCAGCGGGCGACGGTGTAGGGCAGGCGGTTCATTTCCAGGTCGACGCCGTATTCGTGTTTCAGGCGGTATTCCAGAACTTCGAACTGGAGTTGCCCGACGGCACCGACGATGTAGCTTTCCATGGAGCCCAGGTTTTCATAAATCTGGACGGCCCCTTCCTGGGCCAGCTGGGTCATGCCCTTGAGGAACTGTTTACGCTTCATCGAGTCTTTGGCGCGGATGCGGGCGAAGAGTTCCGGCGGGAAGGTCGGGAAGTCCTTGAAGGTGACTTTTTTCTTGCCCGAATAGAGGGTGTCGCCGACGCCCATGGTGCCGTTATCGAAGACGCCGATGATGTCTCCCGGGTAAGCATCTTCGACGATGGTCCGTTCCGTGGCCAGGAACTGCTGGGGCTGCATGAGGCGCAGGGTCTTGCCCGACTGGCGGTGGGTGACGGTCATGCCTTTTTCGAATTTGCCCGAGCAGATGCGCATGAAGACGATGCGGTCGTGATGCTGGGGGTTCATGTTGGCCTGGATCTTGAAGACGAACGACGTGAACTGGTCCGATGTCGGTTCGACGACGCCTTCCAGACATTTGCGCGGCTGCGGCTTCGGTGCCATACGCAGAAATTCTTCCAGGAAAGGCTTGACGCCGAAGTTGGTCATGGCCGAACCGAAGAACATCGGCGTCAGTTCGCCGCGCTTGACCTTTTCCATGTCGAATTCGTCGCCTGCT containing:
- a CDS encoding homocysteine S-methyltransferase family protein, with the translated sequence MTNEEFQHLLSRGVVMLDGATGTNLQQAGMPIGVCPEKWILENRQVMIDLQRHFVEAGSQILYAPTFTGNRIKLAEYGLDDQLAAINQGLVAISKEAAQGKALVAGDMTMTGQQLYPMGDLTFEELVDVYRQQAKVLYDAGVDLFIVETMMSLQETRACVLAIKEVCDLPIMATLTFEKDGRTLYGTPPEAAVVVLQHLGVAAVGLNCSTGPADMVETVQKMYEYATVPLIAKPNAGLPEWDGDKTVYKTTPEEFAQDGKLLIEAGAHIVGGCCGTTPDHIRALHDAVCQMTPKAPHASHHRVLASERQVVEIQLDGSFQVIGERINPTGKKKLQAELRAGKLDLVRAMAREQERNGAAILDVNMGTNGIDEKEMMLKAIYEVTGVSGLPLSIDTSSPEIMEAALRIYPGRALVNSISCETEKRKQLLPVVKKYGAMFIALPVSDAGIPKTLEEKHAVLDELLTDAYDHGFTPEDVVVDALVATVGAAPTSALDCMATFSHCKRDLGLATVCGLSNISFGLPDRMYVNATFLGMAIASGLTMAIANPSQDLLMNTAAAANMLMNKEGSDLAYIHRMQYFDKKEAEKKRQEEAELLARQGMPADVAAAGESQQTEQGPVNPVYQAVLEGEKDAVVSLAQAELAKGMAPDAVINDLLIPAITKVGDLYDKQVYFLPQLIASANTMETAIAYLEPLIKKEPGQQDMATIVIATVEGDVHDIGKNLVGLMLRNYGYKVVDLGKDVPAGTIIETALREKASVVGLSALMTTTMMHMKDVIAEAADKHYDGKIIIGGAAVTPSFSDEIGADGYSKDAADCVKLVGRLLA
- a CDS encoding Gfo/Idh/MocA family protein, which codes for MPAYRWATLGCGVIGHELAQAMQALGGNLYSVGNRTHEKALAFAEKYGISKVYDRPEDIFADPDVDIVYISTPHNTHIRYLLPALSAGKHVLCEKSITLNSRELDQARRCAREHGVVLAEAMTLYHMPVYKQLAELIRSGALGPLRFIQMNFGSYKDYDMTNRFFNRSLAGGALLDIGVYALSFVRYFMSCQPDQIASQVRLAPTGVDEQAGILLQNREGEMATISLSLHAKQPKRGMAAFDKGYIEIYDYPRADTATITYTADGRQQVLQAGNQAKALQYEIVDMENAVAHGGQGMYLDYTKEVMDLMTAIRQQWGLTYPEEEGGVR
- a CDS encoding ammonium transporter; protein product: MSYSAIDTLWILMAAVLVFFMQPGFAMLEAGLTRAKNAGNIVMKNFMDFALATLVFWLAGFGLMFGHDLSGLIGVPDFFAQQVDFTAGTPYPDLAFLLFQTVLCAVTTAIVSGAMAERTKFSSYCLVTIIISLIIYPVAGHWVWGGGWLGALGFHDFAGASVVSLTGGICALTGAKALGPRIGKYNQDGSVNAIPGHSLPLACLGMFILWFGWFGFNGGQTLSLSGEQTLLKAAAIFFITNIAAAAGTTAAMVTTWIRYGKPDVSMTLDGCLAALVAITAGCDVVSVPGAFFIGAIAGVVVVFLIEFIDQKLRIDDPIGAIAAHGGCGALGTILTGLFSVKDGLLYTGDTHLLLVQIAGVAAIGLFVFVAMTLVFRILQATIGLRVSAAEEINGLDFKENGLVPAYGLDRGDSLEYLSEALKAGEAPQGAKEIPLDQVIPDSVMASPQPVGGHAMYNVTIITDEKRFETLKDAMEAIGITGMTITRALGFGIEKGRTEFYRGAKVSAKLLPKVRVEMVVSKVSPRTIIETAKKVLYTGNYGDGKVFVSAIDNAVKIRTGEEGYDALQDYPVAAKK
- a CDS encoding metallophosphoesterase family protein, producing MFASLFAKNQAQPQRNYSRLVIISDFHYPCKNLVPPKERLMRMAAKERVLQEMNDWRDLDLAVFTGDMVQRNGDAAEYRLVRLVVNGLKKRKAFIAGNHELLYTGHHGELRPGSCTERIIHFARYTKTFGPLYYAKEQAGYLLVFLSPDTVTGGAAVELSHQQLAWLDQTLAAHRQQPTIIFCHAPLEQTAVSSRPGISLPSPRNSVQPAADIRTILARHHQVRLWVSGHTHTMPSDATFMDDANYYEGRVLNVYNSDWDEDTIYTNSLYLYEDHILVRTYDHSQGTWIPAFDRTVVLPEWCCLTA
- a CDS encoding peptide chain release factor 3 — encoded protein: MSLIDEVNNRRTFAIISHPDAGKTTLTEKLLLYGGAIHLAGSVKARKTAKHAVSDWMEIEKQRGISVTSSVLQFDYEGHHINILDTPGHQDFSEDTYRTLMAADSAVMLIDVAKGVEAQTKKLFRVCKERGIPIFTFVNKIDHFGRNPFDLMDEIEDILGIHAYPMNWPIGLNGNYQGIYDRASSSIELFEKDTTHGQRKLASTKGSADDPIFKELLDEDVHQGLIDDIELLDEAGDEFDMEKVKRGELTPMFFGSAMTNFGVKPFLEEFLRMAPKPQPRKCLEGVVEPTSDQFTSFVFKIQANMNPQHHDRIVFMRICSGKFEKGMTVTHRQSGKTLRLMQPQQFLATERTIVEDAYPGDIIGVFDNGTMGVGDTLYSGKKKVTFKDFPTFPPELFARIRAKDSMKRKQFLKGMTQLAQEGAVQIYENLGSMESYIVGAVGQLQFEVLEYRLKHEYGVDLEMNRLPYTVARWIQDNGHDYKELKNIDSAMIVKDHKQRVVLLIANEWQTNWIVERNPEFTFCTTPDQLAIDEPEE